The following coding sequences are from one Mycolicibacterium aichiense window:
- a CDS encoding 2-oxoacid:acceptor oxidoreductase subunit alpha: MGPNGNGAAGNRQKLEKVVIRFAGDSGDGMQLTGDRFTSEAALFGNDLATQPNYPAEIRAPQGTLPGVSSFQIQIADYDILTAGDRPDVLVAMNPAALKANIGDLPRGGLVIANSDEFTKRNLAKVGYENNPLETGELDDYVVQAVAMTTLTLGAVEAIGATKKDGQRAKNMFALGLLSWMYGRPIETSETFIREKFARKPDVAEANVLALKAGWNYGETTEAFGTTYEISPAKLAPGEYRQISGNTALAYGVIAAGQLADIQVVLGTYPITPASDILHELSKHKNFNVLTFQAEDEIAGVGAAIGASYGGALGVTSTSGPGISLKSEAIGLAMMAELPLLVIDVQRGGPSTGLPTKTEQADLLQVMFGRNGESPVAVLAASTPSDCFEVAIEAARIALTYRTPVILLSDGAIANGSEPWRIPDIDSFAPIETNLAKAGEDFQPYARDPETLARQFAVPGTPGLEHRIGGLESANGSGAISYEPANHDLMVRLRQAKIAGITVPDITVDDPTGDAELLILGWGSSFGPIGEACRRARRRGIKVAQAHLRHLNPLPANLGEVLRQYKNVVVPEMNLGQLALLLRGTYLVDVQSVTKVEGMAFLADELEGIIDAALDGTLAEKESDKAKFARLAAATVSTGTDVGAGVNA, from the coding sequence GTGGGTCCGAACGGCAACGGGGCTGCGGGCAACCGGCAGAAGCTGGAAAAGGTCGTCATCCGGTTTGCCGGTGACTCCGGAGACGGAATGCAGCTCACCGGTGACCGGTTCACCTCCGAAGCCGCGCTCTTCGGTAACGACCTTGCGACCCAACCGAATTACCCCGCCGAGATCCGCGCGCCACAGGGCACGCTGCCCGGCGTCTCGTCCTTCCAGATCCAGATCGCCGACTACGACATCCTCACCGCCGGCGACCGTCCCGACGTGCTGGTCGCGATGAACCCCGCGGCGCTGAAGGCCAACATTGGCGACCTGCCGCGCGGCGGTCTGGTGATCGCCAACTCCGACGAGTTCACCAAGCGCAACCTCGCGAAGGTCGGCTACGAGAACAACCCGCTCGAAACCGGTGAACTCGACGACTACGTCGTGCAGGCCGTCGCGATGACCACGCTGACCCTCGGTGCCGTCGAGGCGATCGGTGCCACCAAGAAGGACGGCCAGCGCGCCAAGAACATGTTCGCGCTCGGGCTGTTGTCGTGGATGTACGGCCGGCCGATCGAGACCAGCGAGACGTTCATCCGGGAGAAGTTCGCCCGCAAGCCTGATGTCGCCGAGGCCAATGTGCTGGCGCTCAAGGCGGGCTGGAACTACGGCGAGACCACCGAGGCCTTTGGCACCACCTACGAGATCTCCCCGGCCAAGCTCGCCCCGGGCGAATACCGGCAGATCTCCGGCAATACGGCCCTGGCCTACGGCGTGATCGCAGCCGGTCAGCTTGCCGACATCCAGGTGGTGCTCGGCACCTACCCGATCACGCCGGCCTCGGACATCCTGCACGAGCTGTCCAAGCACAAGAACTTCAACGTCCTGACCTTCCAGGCCGAAGACGAGATTGCCGGCGTCGGCGCCGCGATCGGCGCCTCCTACGGCGGGGCGCTGGGCGTGACGAGCACCTCGGGCCCCGGCATCTCGCTGAAGTCCGAGGCCATCGGCTTGGCCATGATGGCCGAGCTGCCGCTTCTGGTGATCGACGTGCAGCGTGGCGGACCGTCGACCGGCCTGCCGACCAAGACCGAGCAGGCCGATCTGCTGCAGGTGATGTTCGGTCGCAACGGCGAGTCGCCGGTTGCCGTGCTGGCCGCCAGCACGCCGTCGGACTGCTTCGAGGTGGCCATCGAGGCCGCGCGCATCGCGCTGACCTACCGGACGCCGGTGATCCTGCTGTCCGACGGCGCGATCGCCAACGGCTCGGAGCCGTGGCGTATCCCGGACATCGACTCCTTCGCGCCGATCGAGACCAACCTCGCCAAGGCCGGCGAGGATTTCCAGCCGTACGCCCGCGACCCCGAGACGCTGGCTCGCCAGTTCGCGGTTCCCGGCACGCCCGGGCTGGAGCACCGCATCGGCGGCCTGGAGTCGGCCAACGGCTCCGGTGCCATCTCCTACGAGCCGGCCAACCACGACCTGATGGTCCGGCTGCGGCAGGCCAAGATCGCCGGCATCACGGTGCCCGACATCACGGTCGACGACCCGACCGGCGACGCGGAACTGCTCATCCTTGGTTGGGGAAGCTCCTTCGGACCGATCGGTGAAGCCTGTCGCCGGGCCCGGCGCCGCGGCATCAAGGTCGCCCAGGCTCACCTGCGGCACCTCAACCCGCTGCCGGCGAACCTCGGTGAGGTGCTGCGGCAGTACAAGAACGTGGTGGTCCCCGAGATGAACCTCGGCCAACTGGCGCTGCTGCTGCGCGGCACATACCTGGTCGATGTGCAGTCGGTGACCAAGGTAGAAGGCATGGCGTTCCTGGCCGACGAGCTGGAAGGCATCATCGATGCCGCACTCGACGGGACGTTGGCTGAAAAGGAAAGCGACAAAGCGAAATTCGCCCGGCTTGCGGCAGCTACCGTGAGTACTGGCACAGATGTTGGCGCAGGAGTGAACGCATGA
- a CDS encoding PfkB family carbohydrate kinase — MTVLGNLAVDVINGGPKTPGGCASFSGVAMAAAGGPGGIVALAADEDHSLYEPLLDRFGSLIRILPADCTSAFRLDYEDVDHRRMSVEAIGPVWSAAEVEAADPDTTWVHLAPLLRTDFPAETLALLAQRGHRVAYDGQGLVRADRLGPLVVDRHYPPELLDHLSILKLAEDEAVIVADGPFDETTAARLGVPEILVTYGSEGCDIYTGDTRVRVPAAWRVDGVQTTGAGDMFTTCYVANRAAGADPRAAAAAASELVAGELEKRLGARRN; from the coding sequence GTGACCGTGCTGGGCAACCTGGCCGTCGACGTGATCAACGGCGGCCCGAAGACACCCGGCGGGTGCGCGTCGTTCTCCGGTGTCGCGATGGCAGCCGCGGGTGGCCCGGGCGGGATCGTCGCGCTGGCCGCCGACGAGGACCACTCGCTGTACGAGCCGCTGCTCGACCGGTTCGGGTCGCTGATCCGGATCCTTCCCGCCGACTGCACGAGCGCATTCCGGCTGGACTATGAGGACGTCGATCACCGCCGGATGTCGGTGGAGGCCATCGGCCCGGTGTGGAGTGCCGCCGAGGTGGAGGCGGCGGACCCCGACACGACGTGGGTGCACCTCGCTCCGCTGCTGCGGACCGACTTTCCCGCCGAGACATTGGCTCTGCTCGCCCAGCGCGGCCACCGGGTCGCCTACGACGGCCAGGGTCTGGTCCGGGCCGACCGGCTCGGGCCGCTGGTGGTGGACCGCCACTACCCGCCGGAGCTGCTGGATCACCTCAGCATCCTGAAGCTGGCCGAGGACGAGGCCGTCATCGTCGCCGACGGCCCGTTCGACGAGACCACCGCCGCGCGGCTCGGGGTGCCCGAAATCCTGGTGACCTACGGATCCGAGGGCTGCGACATCTATACCGGTGACACAAGGGTCCGGGTGCCGGCCGCCTGGCGGGTCGACGGCGTGCAGACCACCGGCGCCGGTGACATGTTCACCACCTGTTACGTGGCAAATCGGGCGGCCGGCGCCGATCCGCGCGCCGCGGCCGCCGCGGCGAGTGAACTGGTCGCGGGTGAACTCGAGAAACGCCTCGGGGCGCGCCGCAACTGA
- a CDS encoding LacI family DNA-binding transcriptional regulator, with protein sequence MAHRFKVREIAQQSGLSEATVDRVLNDRPGVRAATRAEVLHAIDDLEKQRSQLRLNGRRFLIDVVMQTPQRFSDAFRAAVEAELPAFAPAMLRARFHLWESGATDQMVDTLARIKGSHGIVLKAQDEPEVAEAVDRLVAAGVPVVTYTTDIPASARCAYVGIDNHGAGTTAAYLMDQWLGDTPADVLITLSRTVFRGEAEREVGFRTALRKSGRGIVEVGDSDGIDATIERLVVDALERHPDVAAVYSVGGGNTATVAAFEKLDRVCRVFIAHDLDADNRRLLREGRISAVLHNDLRADARLAMRLILQQHRALPSEPARPVPIQVITPYNLPA encoded by the coding sequence ATGGCGCACCGCTTCAAAGTCCGCGAGATCGCCCAACAGTCCGGACTGTCCGAAGCCACCGTCGACCGGGTGCTCAATGACCGTCCCGGGGTCCGGGCGGCCACCCGCGCCGAGGTGCTGCACGCAATCGACGATCTGGAGAAACAACGATCCCAGTTGCGGCTCAACGGACGTCGCTTCCTGATCGACGTGGTGATGCAGACCCCGCAGCGGTTCTCCGATGCCTTTCGTGCCGCAGTCGAAGCCGAACTGCCTGCATTCGCGCCCGCGATGCTGCGCGCGCGATTTCACCTGTGGGAGTCCGGGGCGACAGACCAGATGGTGGACACGCTGGCCCGGATCAAGGGCAGTCACGGGATCGTGCTCAAGGCGCAAGATGAACCGGAGGTGGCCGAGGCCGTCGACCGTCTGGTGGCCGCCGGCGTCCCGGTGGTCACGTACACAACCGACATTCCGGCCAGTGCGCGCTGCGCATACGTCGGCATCGACAACCACGGAGCCGGGACCACCGCGGCCTATCTGATGGACCAGTGGCTCGGTGACACGCCGGCGGACGTACTGATCACGTTGAGCCGCACGGTGTTTCGAGGCGAGGCGGAACGTGAAGTCGGGTTCCGGACCGCGCTGCGCAAATCCGGCCGCGGCATCGTCGAGGTCGGTGACAGCGACGGTATCGACGCCACCATCGAACGCCTGGTGGTCGATGCCCTCGAGCGCCACCCCGACGTCGCTGCCGTCTATTCCGTCGGCGGCGGAAACACGGCGACGGTTGCGGCATTCGAGAAGCTGGACAGAGTCTGCCGGGTATTCATCGCTCACGACCTCGACGCCGACAACCGGCGGCTGCTGCGCGAAGGCCGCATCTCGGCGGTGCTGCACAACGACCTGCGCGCCGACGCCCGGCTCGCGATGCGGCTGATCCTGCAGCAGCACCGCGCGTTGCCCAGCGAGCCCGCGCGCCCCGTCCCGATTCAGGTGATCACCCCGTATAACCTGCCTGCCTGA
- a CDS encoding phytanoyl-CoA dioxygenase family protein, translated as MADVRARVQPWLTPQAYHLDELKALTERETDLSAYPHAAEVRQNVVVYSAAEITRADRRAVQAELITALAEGPGVVVFTGAFPPAVVDAASVAFAALIADQRRAGGAAGDHFGAAGANDRVWNAAQKLALHSPEAYADYYANDLLALVCQAWLGPRYQVTSQVNVVNPGGAAQVPHRDYHLGFVAPGQLCEYPAHVHRLSPALTLQGAVAHTDMPLESGPTMLLPYSQLFEGGYVAFTSPEFVDYFATHHVQIPLSKGDAVFFNPALYHGAGANTSAAVRRMANLLQISSPFGRAMEALDRTAMVRAVYPALRAMKAEGRSAAELLNAAVATAEGYPFPTNLDRDQPIGSLAPPSQVDVVLAALADDLSPEALDVALCDQNERRIP; from the coding sequence ATGGCTGATGTGCGTGCGCGGGTTCAACCCTGGTTGACGCCGCAGGCCTATCACCTCGACGAGTTGAAAGCACTGACCGAGCGTGAGACCGATCTCTCGGCGTACCCGCATGCCGCCGAGGTTCGGCAGAACGTCGTCGTCTACTCCGCCGCCGAGATCACGCGTGCCGACCGACGGGCTGTGCAGGCCGAACTCATCACCGCGCTGGCCGAGGGTCCCGGCGTCGTCGTGTTCACCGGCGCCTTCCCGCCCGCGGTCGTCGACGCCGCCAGCGTGGCGTTCGCGGCACTGATCGCCGATCAGCGCCGGGCCGGCGGTGCGGCCGGGGATCACTTCGGAGCCGCGGGCGCCAACGACCGGGTGTGGAACGCTGCCCAGAAGCTGGCGCTGCACTCTCCCGAGGCGTACGCCGACTACTACGCCAACGATCTGCTGGCCCTGGTCTGCCAGGCCTGGCTCGGGCCGCGCTACCAGGTCACCTCTCAGGTGAACGTCGTCAATCCCGGTGGCGCCGCGCAGGTTCCGCACCGCGACTACCACCTCGGGTTCGTCGCGCCCGGCCAACTCTGCGAGTACCCCGCGCACGTGCACCGGTTGTCGCCGGCCCTGACGCTGCAGGGCGCAGTCGCCCACACCGACATGCCACTGGAGAGCGGGCCGACCATGCTGCTGCCGTATTCGCAGCTGTTCGAGGGCGGCTATGTGGCATTCACTTCACCGGAGTTCGTCGACTACTTCGCCACCCATCATGTGCAGATCCCGCTGAGCAAGGGCGATGCGGTGTTCTTCAATCCGGCGCTCTATCACGGCGCCGGCGCCAACACCTCCGCCGCGGTCCGGCGGATGGCCAACCTGTTGCAGATCTCGTCGCCGTTCGGCCGGGCGATGGAAGCCCTGGACCGCACCGCGATGGTGCGTGCGGTGTACCCGGCGCTGCGCGCCATGAAGGCCGAGGGCCGATCGGCGGCGGAGCTGCTCAACGCCGCGGTGGCTACCGCCGAGGGTTACCCCTTCCCCACCAACCTGGACCGCGACCAACCGATCGGAAGTCTTGCGCCGCCAAGCCAAGTCGACGTCGTGCTCGCCGCGCTGGCCGACGATCTGTCCCCCGAAGCCCTCGACGTCGCACTGTGCGACCAGAACGAACGGAGAATTCCATGA